In Tachysurus vachellii isolate PV-2020 chromosome 12, HZAU_Pvac_v1, whole genome shotgun sequence, the following are encoded in one genomic region:
- the rasgef1ba gene encoding ras-GEF domain-containing family member 1B-A yields MPQTPPFPAMFGSSGYNNNLYQTKEEDYSGLYYHDNNLVSGSLEALIQHLVPTVAYYPDRTYIFTFLLSSRLFIHPHELMSKVCHLCTDHQKLSDPSADKMRTRKLAPKVLQLLTEWTETFPYDFRDERMMRSLKELTHRLSTGDEVYRKAVHQMIQTLIRKLTTHSQYEENLAKINSTVPDRLMVLKTKPQSIQRDILTICSDTFTLAQQLTHIELERLSYIGPEEFVQAFVQKDSLNNGKSCFSDRKKVSNLEAYVEWFNRLSYLVATEICMPVKKKHRARVIEFFIDVARECFNIGNFNSLMAIISGMNMSPVSRLKKTWAKVKTAKFDILEHQMDPSSNFYNYRTALRGATQRSITAHTSREKIVIPFFSLLIKDIIFLNEGCANRLPNGQINYGKFWELAKQVNEFMTWKKVECPFEKDRKILQYLLTAPIFSEDALYQASYESEGPENNMEKDRWKSLRSSLLNRM; encoded by the exons ATGCCTCAAACGCCACCATTTCCAGCGATGTTTGGGTCCAGTGGCTACAACAACAACCTCTACCAGACAAAAGAGGAGGACTACAGCGGCTTATATTACCATGACAACAACCTGGTGTCAGGGTCTCTGGAGGCCCTCATTCAGCACTTAGTCCCCACTGTGGCTTACTATCCTGAT AGGACGTATATCTTCACATTCTTGCTCAGTTCTCGTCTTTTCATTCATCCACATGAGCTCATGTCTAAAGTCTGCCACTTGTGCACAGACCATCAGAAGCTCAGCGATCCATCAGCAGACAAG ATGAGAACCAGAAAACTCGCTCCTAAAGTCTTACAGTTGCTAACAGAATGGACAGAGACGTTTCCTTATGATTTCCGGGATGAAAGGATGATGAGGAGTCTAAAAGAATTAACACATCGGTTGAGCACTGGAGATGAG GTCTACCGGAAAGCTGTGCATCAGATGATTCAAACCCTGATCCGTAAACTCACTACGCACAGTCAGTATGAAGAAAACCTGGCCAAGATCAACTCCACAGTGCCAGACAGACTAATGGTTTTGAAAACCAAGCCTCAGTCTATCCAGAGAGACATCCTGACCATCTGCAGTGACACATTCACTCTAGCTCAACAGCTAACACATATTGAGTTG GAGCGACTAAGTTACATAGGACCTGAAGAATTTGTCCAGGCGTTTGTTCAGAAAGATTCTCTTAACAATGGAAAG AGTTGTTTTAGTGATCGCAAGAAAGTCAGCAACCTGGAGGCATATGTGGAGTGGTTCAACAGGCTGAGCTACTTGGTAGCCACTGAGATCTGTATG CCTGTGAAGAAAAAGCACAGAGCTCGTGTCATCGAGTTCTTCATCGATGTGGCACGGGAATGCTTTAATATTGGCAACTTCAACTCTCTCATGGCCATCATTT CTGGCATGAATATGAGTCCAGTATCTCGACTAAAGAAGACCTGGGCCAAAGTCAAAACAGCCAAGTTTGATATTCTGGAG CACCAGATGGACCCGTCCAGCAACTTCTACAACTACAGAACAGCATTACGTGGAGCCACACAAAGATCTATAACTGCACATACCAGCAGAGAAAAG ATTGTTATTCCATTCTTCAGCCTCTTGATCAAGGACATTATCTTCCTCAATGAAGGATGTGCTAACCGACTCCCAAATGGACAGATCAATTATGGg AAATTCTGGGAGCTGGCCAAGCAGGTGAACGAGTTTATGACCTGGAAGAAAGTGGAATGTCCTTTTGAGAAGGACCGCAAGATTCTGCAGTACCTCCTCACCGCTCCCATCTTTAGCGAGGATG CTTTGTATCAGGCGTCCTACGAGAGCGAGGGACCGGAGAACAACATGGAGAAAGACAGATGGAAATCTcttag GTCCTCTCTGCTGAACAGGATGTAG